Within Sorangiineae bacterium MSr11367, the genomic segment CCGTGCGCACGAGAGCGCGCAACCCGTCCTCCAGTGACGCACAACCGGCGAGCGCCTGGTCGAAGTCGGCCGCGAGCTTCGCGGCTTGCTGCTCGATGAGCGCCGCCACCAGCGCTTCCTTGTTGGGGAAGTACTGGTACAGCGAGCCAATGCTCACACCGGCCCGCTCGGCCACGCGCGCGGTGGTGGTCCCCTCGTAGCCATGCTCGGTCAAAACCTGAGCCAGCGCGTCCATGAGCGCATCGACGGTGGCCTGGGAACGCGCTTGGCGAGGCCTTTTTCTCGGGTTCGTCTCCATCGAAGTGCGGCCGCCGGAATGCGATTGGCGAAGCCGGTTTCACATTCCCATATTGAGCACATGTCCGCAATACAGACCGGCACTTCATTCCATATTGCCAGCGCCCTCGAGGCCATTACCGATCCCGCCCGGCCGAGCATCCTCGGCGACTATGCCGTGGACGGCACGGCCATGCTCGGGGTCATCCGCATCGCGCAAGATCGCACGCACGGCTTCTGGGAACGCCACGACGGCGGCGACGAGCTGCTCGTCATCCTCCAAGGCCGCTGCACGATGACCTTGCGCCCAGCCCAAGGGCCCGAGAAGGCGCACGAACTGGGCCCCGGCGACGCGCTTCTGATCCCCAAGGGAGTTGCACACTCGGGCAAACTGCACACGCCCGAGGCGCGAATCTTGTTCATCACGCCGCGCGAGGGCAACACGGAGTGGAACGATTAGACCTTCGTCTCGGAGGAATGGAACGATCGGCGTTTCCTACGAGACGAAGAATCTTGCCCAACCGCCAAGAGCGTCAAGATTTCGTGGGGCCGTGAACAACTGGTCGATGATGATGGAGGTTACGGGCATTCGCGATTTGCGATTCGCGATTTGCGAATCCGTGCCTCTCCCCCTCCGGCCTCGTCCGCGTCGGCGTTTTCAGTGCGATGCCATACGGCCCGCCCCTGCGGGCGCGGAATGCCATGCGGCGCGGGGCACGTGCGATGACGCGAGAAAGCATGGCATGAGCACCCGCTTTGGGGCGGGCAGCAGCGCGAAATGAGGACATGGAGAGCACCGGAGAGCGCTGCCGGGTGGGGCAGCTTCTCTTCTTCCGGGGATAGTTAAGCCAACGTGCGGCTCTTCGTCGTCTACTTGAGCGCGGCCTTGACCTGGTCCGGCGGTTTCGTCTTCGCCGATTCGTCCATGGCCACCTTGGTGACCTTGCCCAGCTTCACCTTGATGGATCGCTCTTGGCGGAGCGGCCCCAACTCCGCCACGACCACGTGATGGCCCGGATCGAGCTCGATGAGGTCACCGTCTTCGTAGCCTTGCGGCAGCGGCTCCTCGTCGACCGAGATCTTCGCGCCCTGGGCTGCCTCGACGAGAATGCCGCCTAGCTTCTTGCGCGCTTCGGCCAGGCGCTTGCTCGCGATTTTCTTCTTCTCCTGCGTCACCGACGGGTCTTTCAACGCGGCATAGGTGTGCAGATGGCGGGCGGCATCGAGGTTCCTTCCCGTATCCAGTTCGGATAGGGCCAGGTTCCATAGAATCTTCGGGCTGGGATAAATCGTATAGGCCTGTTTGAAGGCGAGCCATGCACCGGCCACGTCGCCCACGGTGTGGCGCTTCACGCCTTCTTCCTGGCGCGCCTCGGCCTCCGCGCGAAGCTTGTCCATCGTGTCGTCCCCGCCGCGGGGCTGGCATTGCACGCCGATGTGCCCTGCCGCGGTGGGGGAAAACGTTTTCAGCACCTGCAGCCGGCTGGCCAGACGCCCCAACCCATCGATGGAGGCGAGCAGCACCTCGCTATCCTCGTTGTCGCGCGCTTGGTTCACCGCGGCGATGTAGTCGTTCAGCGCCTCGCACGGGTATTTGAGGTTCTCTTCGCAAAGCGCGATGTGAAAGCGGATGCCCGGGGTCATCTTGATGGCGCCGGCGCGCTGCAGTTTCTCCCGCGCGGCCGCCCAGTCTTGCGCTTCTTCGTCCTTGATCGCCCCGGCGAAGAGCCCGCGCGCGGTCTCCAGGTCTGCCTCGGAAGGATCGGCGCCGGCCGCCGTCGCGGGGGGCCCGGCCGCGGCGGAGTGTTTCACGCAGCCCGCGGTAACCAGCGTGGCCAGCGTGAGGAGACCGGCCATGGAAACGAGGCACGATGCCGAAAAGAAGCGTCGCTTTTGGTGTGTCACGCGCTGGCGTTCGGGCATCGCAGCTACCCCTCCGGTGATACTTCTTTTGAATTGCGCGGAAAGTGACAGGTGAAGCCTATCCCGACGACGCCAAAAGGTCACAATTTTAATGGGTAAGGTCCGCGCCGAACGCGCGCAAGATGCGCCAGTGACTGCACACCTCCAAAGCCCCAACCTGCTCAAGCTCGTCGCGCGTTCAGGCTTTCAGTGAGAACGGAGTGAAGTCCGTCCCCCGATCGTAATAGTCCTCGTGTTCGGCGCGTTTGAGCCAGGCCACGATCTTGTAGGTCAGTGGGGTGAAGACCACTTCGACGCCGACCTTCAGCAGGAATTGCGCGGCCATGATCATCGGCAATTTGTCATCGGGGATGACGCCGCTTCCATAGAAGGCCAATGGATAAAAGAGGAGGGAGTCGACCGCCTCGCCGCACAAAGTCGAGCCAATGGTGCGCATCCAGAGGTGTTTTCCCTCCGTGCGAATCTTCAATTTCGCGAGGACGTAGGAATTGACGAATTCCCCGCAACAATAGGCCACCAGTGACGACGACGCGGTTCGCCAGGTCGAGCCGAACGCAATCTCGTAAGCATCTTGGTTCTTCCAGAATGGCGCCGGCGGCAACTTGACGATGACGAAGGCCATGAACGATGCAAACGCGAGCGCGGCGAACCCCGACCAAATGACCCGCCGCGATCGCGCAAAACCGTACACCTCCGTGAGAACGTCACCGAACACGTAGGAGACCGGAAAGAACAACGCGCCGGCGCTGAAGGAGAGCGGCCCCAGAACGGGCGCGTCGACCTGCGCGATCTTGGCCGGGCCAATGAGGTTCGAGCACACGAGGATGATCACGAAGGCGACCATCACGAACTCGTAGTAGCGGTAACTTCGGGGTGCGGGGCTGCGCATGGCCAATGTCGGACGCTTTTCCAGCCCACCCGCGCCCGGGGGTCAAGAGGAAGCTGAAGGGGAACGCCCTCATTATGTAGGTGTCAGGAGGCTGTTTTCCCCTTGCCGAACGCAACCAGGATGAGCCGCGTCAAGCCTCCCAAAATGATGTAAACAGGGGCCACCATGAGCCGCATCTATCGATCGCTGCCCCCCGCTGGAACTCGAATTGGCCTCGCTTTTTCGGGCGGATTGGATACCCGCGCCGCCGTTGCGTGGATGTCGCGCCAAGGGCTCGACGTGTTCGCGTACACCGCGGACCTCGCCCAACCGGACGAGAAGAACTGTGCAGATATCCCGCCCATCGCCACCGAGCACGGCGCACGCGCGGCCAAGTTGATCGACTGCCGCGAGGCGATGGTCCGCGAAGGGCTCATCGCCATCCAATGCGGCGCCTTCCACCTGTCGGTGGGCGGCAAGAAGTACTTCAACACCACACCGCTCGGCCGGGCCGTGACCACCACGGCCATCGTGCGGGCCATGCGCGAGGACGGGGTCAACGTCTTCGGCGATGGCAGCACGCACAAGGGCAACGACATCCAGCGCTTCTACCGCTACGGCATCCTGGTAAACCCCGAGCTTCGCATCTACAAGCCGTGGCTCGATCCGGCGTTCGTCTCGGCCTTCGGCGGCCGCAAGGAAATGAGCGAATACCTCATTTCGCTGAAGCTCCCCTACAAGATGGGGACGGAGAAGGCGTATTCGACCGACTCGAACGTGCTCGGCGCCACGCACGAGGCCAAGGACCTCGAGCGGCTCGACGCGAACATGCACATCGTGGAGCCCATCATGGGCGTGGCCCACTGGAAGAAAGACGTGACCATCGAGGCGGAGCAGGTCACCGTCGAGTTCGAGGCGGGCTGGCCCACGGCCATCAACGGCGACCGCTTCGAATCGTCGTTCGAGCTCTTTGCATTGTGCAATCAAATTGGCGGGCGGCATGGCCTGGGCATGAGCGACCAGATCGAGAACCGCGTGATCGACGCCAAGAGCCGCGGCATCTACGAGGCGCCGGGCATGGCGCTGCTGCACATTGCCTACGAGCGGCTTCTCTCGGCGATTCACAACGAGTCGACCACGGATCTGTACATGACCTTGGGCCGGCGCCTCGGGCGTCTGCTCTACGAGGGCAAGTGGTTCGATCCGGAGTCGATGATGCTCAAGGACTCGCTCACGCGCTGGATCTCGCCCACCGTCACCGGGAAGGTGACCCTCGAACTGCGCCGCGGCGACGACTACACCTTGCTCGCCACGCAAGCGCCGCACATGTCCTACGATCCGGACAAGCTCTCGATGGAGAAGGTCGCGGACCCGGCCTTCACGCCGGAGGACCGCATCGGCGCCCTCGAGATGCAGAACCTCAACGTGGGCGACAACCGCGCGCTCCTTCTGCAATGGATGAACGCCACCCACGGGTTGTCCGCCGGTGAAGGCAACAAGGTCATCGCGCTGCTGGGCGGTGGCGCGAACGACGACGAGAAGAAGTAGAACCTCGCTGTCGCGAACCAAACGTATGGAAAGCTCCCGCCGGGCATGGACCGGTCGGGAGCTTTTCTTTTGCGGTTCAGCTTGCGAATGATGGGATGATTATCGCCGGGGTTGCCATAGGTCAGGTATGGAGATGCCAATCCACCCCCCTCGCGAGGTTCCCCATGAAGCGTAGTTTCTCGAGGTATTTTCGCGCAGTTGTCTCCTTGCCCGTCCTGTTCCTCTTCTACGGCTGTCAAAGCGATGCCTTAACCGAGGATGAAGGCGCTATTCATCCGATGAATGGCGCGCAGGAGCTCGCAGCGAGCGGCCCCGGAACCAACTATGCGATCGACGATCCCTTCACCGCCGCGCGCACCGCCTGGTGGCGGCAGGATCGCTTCGGGATGTTCATCCACTTCGGCGCGTATTCCCATTACGAGGGTGAGTACACCTCGCCGAGTGGGAGCGTTTGCCGCGATGCCGAGTGGATCAAACGGAATTGCAACATCCCGATAGGCGAGTACGAGCAGTTCGCCAAGACGTTCAACCCGAGCGGGTTCGACGCCGATGCGATTGCGACGCTGGCGAAGGATGCCGGGCAGCGCTACATCGTCATCACGTCGAAGCACCACGAGGGGTACGCGATGTGGCCGACGAAGGTCAACACGTGGAACCTGAGGGACCACTCGGCGTTCGACAAGACGCGCGACATCTTGGCCGAGCTGAAACGCGCCTCGGATGCGCGCGGGGTGAAGCTCGGGTTCTATTATTCCATCTGGGATTGGCACGATCCGGACTTTCCGAACGCGTCCACGTTTCCCAAATACAAAGAGCGCATGTACGCGCAGCTGAAGGAGCTGGTCGACAATTACCATCCGGCGGTCTTCTGGTTCGACGGCGAATGGGATACGACCAACCCGTACAATCCGTGGCGGGCCGAGGACGGCGAGCAATTGGAAGCGTACTTGCGCGGGTTGGATCCGAATTTGGTCATCAACAACCGGGTCGGAAAGCGGCGTGTGGCGGATGGTGACACGGGCACGCCGGAGCAGGAGATTCCAAACGAGCCGGTGCTTGGTCAATTGTGGGAATCGTGCATGACCATCAATGGGAGCTGGGGGTATGCGCGGCACGATCAGAACTGGAAATCGGTGACCGATCTGACGCGCAAGTTGACCACCATCGCGAGCCGGAGCGGCAATTACCTTTTGAACGTCGGACCGGATGCGCTCGGGCGGGTGCCGACGGAGGCGGCGACGCGGCTGCGCGGTATGGGCAGTTGGCTTGGCGCCAATGGGCAGTCGGGTGCGGTGTACCAGGCGGAAAGCCCTGGCGTGGTCGACGAGCCTTCGTGGGGCGTGGTGAGCCGCCGCGGAAGCAAGCTGTATGCATCGGTCTTCAATTGGCCGGCATCGGGCGGATCGCTGACGTTGCACGCGCGAGCCTCGTTCAATGTGACGGGGGCGCGGGTGCTGGGCAGCTCGCAAACGGTGAGCGCGACGCGCTCGGGCGATACCGTGACGATTCGGCCGAGCGGCAGCCGCGTCGGAGATCCGACGGTCATCGAATTGGGCATAGCCACGGCCGCCGCCACTCCGGTGGGGAGCGGCACGGGATTGTCCGCGCAGTTTTGGCCCAATGCGAATTTCTCCGGTGAGCCAACGGTGCGCCGCACGGATGCGCGGGTCAATTACAATTGGAAATTCACCGGTTCGCCGGCCGCCCAGATCCCGGCGGAAGCGTTCTCGTCGCGATGGACGGGAAGCATCGAGCCGCGGTATTCGGAACCGTATACGTTCGTCGCGATGTCCGACGATACGGTGCGCCTATGGATCGACGGGCAGCTGGTCATCGACAACACGTCGCCGCACGGCCCGCAGATCGATCGGGGCACGGTGACCCTGCAGGCGGGGCACCGCCATACGATTCGACTCGAGCAAACGGAACGTGGTGGCGAGGCATCGATGAAGCTGCTTTGGATGAGCCCGAATACGCTGCAGGAGATCGTGCCGGCGACCCAGCTCTATCCTTCGCCGTGAGGGAAGTCACTTAATCAAGAGGGAGCCGGAGGGGGGGCTCCCTTTTTCGCTTTTCTCCCCTTGTCTCGACCGCGCATGCACCGCGGTTGCGAAGTTTCGCAACATGTTGCTCGTGCAACGGGGAGCGTAACTTCCAATGGGTGCGCGACATGAACGCGCGATTACGTTCGAGGGTTCCGTCGAAGGTTTTGCGCCAATGGATGGTGGCGCTCGA encodes:
- the argG gene encoding argininosuccinate synthase → MSRIYRSLPPAGTRIGLAFSGGLDTRAAVAWMSRQGLDVFAYTADLAQPDEKNCADIPPIATEHGARAAKLIDCREAMVREGLIAIQCGAFHLSVGGKKYFNTTPLGRAVTTTAIVRAMREDGVNVFGDGSTHKGNDIQRFYRYGILVNPELRIYKPWLDPAFVSAFGGRKEMSEYLISLKLPYKMGTEKAYSTDSNVLGATHEAKDLERLDANMHIVEPIMGVAHWKKDVTIEAEQVTVEFEAGWPTAINGDRFESSFELFALCNQIGGRHGLGMSDQIENRVIDAKSRGIYEAPGMALLHIAYERLLSAIHNESTTDLYMTLGRRLGRLLYEGKWFDPESMMLKDSLTRWISPTVTGKVTLELRRGDDYTLLATQAPHMSYDPDKLSMEKVADPAFTPEDRIGALEMQNLNVGDNRALLLQWMNATHGLSAGEGNKVIALLGGGANDDEKK
- a CDS encoding cupin domain-containing protein, which translates into the protein MSAIQTGTSFHIASALEAITDPARPSILGDYAVDGTAMLGVIRIAQDRTHGFWERHDGGDELLVILQGRCTMTLRPAQGPEKAHELGPGDALLIPKGVAHSGKLHTPEARILFITPREGNTEWND
- a CDS encoding queuosine precursor transporter — protein: MRSPAPRSYRYYEFVMVAFVIILVCSNLIGPAKIAQVDAPVLGPLSFSAGALFFPVSYVFGDVLTEVYGFARSRRVIWSGFAALAFASFMAFVIVKLPPAPFWKNQDAYEIAFGSTWRTASSSLVAYCCGEFVNSYVLAKLKIRTEGKHLWMRTIGSTLCGEAVDSLLFYPLAFYGSGVIPDDKLPMIMAAQFLLKVGVEVVFTPLTYKIVAWLKRAEHEDYYDRGTDFTPFSLKA
- a CDS encoding alpha-L-fucosidase, encoding MNGAQELAASGPGTNYAIDDPFTAARTAWWRQDRFGMFIHFGAYSHYEGEYTSPSGSVCRDAEWIKRNCNIPIGEYEQFAKTFNPSGFDADAIATLAKDAGQRYIVITSKHHEGYAMWPTKVNTWNLRDHSAFDKTRDILAELKRASDARGVKLGFYYSIWDWHDPDFPNASTFPKYKERMYAQLKELVDNYHPAVFWFDGEWDTTNPYNPWRAEDGEQLEAYLRGLDPNLVINNRVGKRRVADGDTGTPEQEIPNEPVLGQLWESCMTINGSWGYARHDQNWKSVTDLTRKLTTIASRSGNYLLNVGPDALGRVPTEAATRLRGMGSWLGANGQSGAVYQAESPGVVDEPSWGVVSRRGSKLYASVFNWPASGGSLTLHARASFNVTGARVLGSSQTVSATRSGDTVTIRPSGSRVGDPTVIELGIATAAATPVGSGTGLSAQFWPNANFSGEPTVRRTDARVNYNWKFTGSPAAQIPAEAFSSRWTGSIEPRYSEPYTFVAMSDDTVRLWIDGQLVIDNTSPHGPQIDRGTVTLQAGHRHTIRLEQTERGGEASMKLLWMSPNTLQEIVPATQLYPSP